The Setaria viridis chromosome 9, Setaria_viridis_v4.0, whole genome shotgun sequence sequence GAAATATAGCCTTTCACAGTGTAAGGTCAACAATATGAACACTGCTAAAAAGCAAAAGATCCCAACAGAATTTATAGTGATGGAGAAAATATGTGCCTATGAAGGATGAAATGCTCCAATAGACATGTCAAGATCACAATAACTTTATTATTTTTGGTACTGTGTTAATTTTTACGCACAGCCATAACAACAACTACACCTAGATTACAATGATGACTTGTATTGTGACATGGTAACTCCCAATTAAAGGGAGTATCTTATTGTATGGGAGCTAAATGTTAAATAATGCACAGTGATTCATTAGCTGAAGTGTTCAAAATGGGTTCCTTTTGTCTTTTGGAAGCTTGGTATCTATCATGATAGGTTTGCATACTTGCTGTTCAGTTCAGTTGTTCGTAACCAGTTTGTATTATCTGTTATTCTTGATTTGGCTACTATTATTGGCCCAGCTTGACGCAGTTGATGAGGCAGCAAATGAGAAAGAAGAGGATAGTGGAAAGATGGAGGACGTCGACTGCATTCATGACATTCGGATTCATGAAGATTTGGGCCATGTATGCCGTATCTGTGGTATGATTGTGAGAAGAGCTGAATCAATAATTGATTATCAGTGGAAAAAGGTTTGTAATTTGTTTAAGATAGAGGAGGCTTTTGTAGCTCTAGTTCATTTAGCAATATAGTTTCTTTATGCATGCATGTAGTTTTCATTATGTGAAAATTCTAAGGATAGGCTCTGAGATGGGGTGTTCTTGTTTAGCAATAGGTCTGGTAGTTAATTCTTTACATTAGTTTGCTTCACCTTCATGTACCTTACAGTTTCAAGTTTTGAACACCTGTGCTGTTAGCTTATCTGCTCATTTCACTTGATATGCACTAGTTCCTTACTCTTTGACATCAGTCCCACTACATGCTCCTTACAGTTTTTAGCACTTGTGCTGTTAGCTTATCTGCCTATTCCAATTGATATGCACTAGTTCTATACTCTGCCTCCATAATTTAATTATCCTCACCTTGCAAGAACATGGAACAAGTTGTGACATATAACAAATGCCATATTATCATTTCCTTGAGAATGTCAACCTTTTCTTGCTGACAGTGCCAACTAGTATCAAACAATATAAAATCATTGTAATATAGCTCATAGATTAGTAATTGTTGTTTCATGTTCATTAAAAATGAAATCTTTACTTGCAGATTAACCTTGAATTAGGGCATTTTGCTGAAAGCCTGAGATTTTTTGTTGCTCCCCTGAATAACTTGCTAGCTTGAGGCGATGTTTTTTGTTATTATCTCTTTGATGAGTTGATTATTACTGTCTACTCTTTAGCAATTGGGGATATTTGGGTCTGCCTATTGATTTCGTAATGGTTGTTAATGTGTATTATTTAATGACTGCTACTTTGTCAGTGTCATGACTTTAATGTCAAGTtgtgcatgtatcttgtgatacAACATGCTAGGTATGGGCTCAGTAACAAAAGTGTAGCAATTTTATAAActaatgtaaactttatattATAATCAGGAGATTCAAATGTGTAAATCTGCACAGAAGAGAATAGTATTGGAGAAACCAAGTGACCTTGATGTTTTCTCCATTTCAGGCTTCAAGGAGAAAAACAGATTGCTATGGAGGACATTCAAAGGATGTTGATGACAAAGACTATGGTATTGTTAAACTGTCCGAAGATTTTATAGTTTCAGATATTGCTATTCATCCTAGACATGCTAGGCAAATGAGACCGCATCAGTTGGAAGGATTCAACTTTTTGGTTAAGAATTTGATTGGAGACAAGCCTGGAGGTTGCATTCTTGCTCATGCCCCAGGTTCAGGGAAAACGTTTATGCTTATAAGTTTCATTCAGAGCTTCCTAGCAAGGTATCCATCTGCAAGGCCCCTTGTTGTGCTGCCCAAAGGGATATTAGGCACATGGAAGAAAGAAATTCAACAGTGGCAAGTGCAGGATATACCATTGTATGATTTCTACTCTGTTAAGGCTGAAAAAAGAGTAGACCAGTTGGAAGTCATCAAATCATGGGAAGACAAGATGAGTATACTGTTTCTTGGATACAAGCAGTTCTCCACAATCATCTCTGATGATGGGGGCAGCAAAGCAGCAGCTGCATGTAGGGAGAGGCTGCTTAAGGTCCCCAACCTTTTGATAATGGATGAGGGTCATACACCTAGAAATCGGGAGACTGATGTACTAGAATCTCTGAATAGAGTGGAAACACCACGCAAAGTGGTCCTTTCAGGTACACTTTTCCAGAATCACGTTAATGAAGTGTTTAACATCTTGAATCTTGTTCGCCCAAAGTTTCTCAAGATGGAATCATCCCGTCCTATTGTTAGACGGATAATGAGTCAAGTAGTAATGTCAGGTAGAAGTTCAAAAGGGATTGCTGACAATGCATTTACTGAGTCAGTTGAAGAAACCTTGTTGCATGATGAAAACTTCAAGAGAAAAGCTCATATCATTAGAGGTCTTAGAGAACTTACAAAGGATGTGCTTCACTACTATAAGGGTGATATCTTAGATGAACTACCTGGCTTAGTAGACTTCAGCGTGTTCTTGAAACTCACTCCCATGCAGAAAGAGATCACTCAAAAGAAGATGGGAGCATATGACAAGTTCAAAAGAAGTGCAGTAGATAGTTCATTGTATGTTCATCCTTGTCTTTCGGAAATTTCAGAAGTTAATGCTGAGGATAGGGCTAACACATTGACAGATAAGTCAATTGATATTATGATTGATTCCATCAATGTGAGAGATGGGGTGAAGGCCAGGTTTTTCATGAATATCCTGTCACTTGCTAATTCTGCAGGAGAGAAATTACTTGCTTTTAGCCAATATATACTTCCAATGAAATTTTTGGAAAGGCTGCTTATTAAGGTTAAGGGCTGGCATGTGGGGAAAGAGATTTTCATGATCTCTGGTGATACTAGTCAAGAAGACAGAGAATTGAGAGTAGATCAATTTAACAACTCTGCTGATGCAAAAGTGCTGTTCGGTTCCATCAGGGCATGTGGCGAGGGCATCTCCCTTGTCGGCGCATCGAGAGTCGTCATTTTAGATGTTCACCTGAACCCATCTGTCACCCGTCAAGCGATCGGGCGTGCATTCAGGCCCGGACAGCATAAGAAAGTGTTTGTATACAGGCTTGTAGCTGCTGATTCTGCTGAGGAGAAGCACCATGAGACTGCATTCAAGAAAGAAGTCATACCGAAGCTTTGGTTCGAATGGAGTGAACACTGTACAACAGAAGACTTTAAGCTCAGTCAAGTTGACATTGATGACTCTGGGGATGAATTATTGGATACTAAAGCAGTGCGCCAGGATATCAAGGCACTGTATAGAAGGTGAACCCTTGTACTTCAAGCTCTCCAAGACTCGATATTGTTTTGCATTCTAGTATTCTCATCTAGAATTTGTCTTTGTACGTAGGTAACAAGCTCTGTGGCCACTGGACACCATGTAAATATTGGAATGCTGATCTTCGGAGCTGTTCCTTGATCTGAAGTAAGCAGATTTTCCTCCAGAACTATGCTTTGCACTACATCATGAAAACAGTGCTCCCTTTTTCTGTTCCATTTTGTGATCGTGATGTTTGCACTAATGGGTTCTGTTTTCTCAGCAGGGTGTTACAGTGGCTCCATTGTGGTGACAGACCTGAGTTTGCTCTAAGCTAGGACTTCATGTTATCAAGTCATTTTCAAACTGTGTTTATGGAATGGCTCCTTTGTAGTATGTGCCAACTTGCGACAGCAATCAGGATGATCCTGTTGACTCTTTTCTTGACTGTTAGGTCAAGTTTGTGAGGATTATCAGACACCGCTTTCTCCCCCTAAATTTCTCGTGGGCAACAATAAACAACTAAATAAACCCTTTCGTGAATCTGTTTCTGTTCGCTTAGTTTGTTCTGTTTTTGAGCATTGGAGGTTAtgcagctattttgttttgtccTTGAGCATTGGAGGTTATGCAACTGTTTGTTCTTGGGCGTTGGAGTTACGCGGTAGCGCAGTGCAATGCAGCCACTCTGATTTCTTTGGATGCAGAAGTGAGGAGAGGCCACTCTGG is a genomic window containing:
- the LOC117837840 gene encoding protein CHROMATIN REMODELING 35, translating into MAWQPTRPLSQPVSATQPHCAPRQVVRTRSPRQTADSEAPTRITEVEIPTKPSLLRFSTAARGAATASAARWLRSPHLRATPDAATRLLPRQETTAHGHGAPARVEPSAPLGLPSPRDPPAHAAMAAAGGDPLTPPSGIYYSRHKKSAERNSLFTPGVATYSSGHALPKVPSLVFGSASKEWENIRQRKVQLINFLSSLESPSQNSAIAGKMAGSKLKNHSMEPTEQKGKPDIIILDSDDEDENNSGYNKLAPKTNNELTTSELASNVMKWVASNGMSQASETMHAEGDKNTQIVPYGQSAALVNQFPLQNSWQPSIQFERVVLQKRPEEQRMQDLVAANIVERRAETQVFLSLPTEKKRRRSDPSLHVREDATTVPRQRKRKSDTDPVGADLSSGLRETDISSEPDLPIEEEEKPKNESDGLEEYWKDFALAVESTKLDAVDEAANEKEEDSGKMEDVDCIHDIRIHEDLGHVCRICGMIVRRAESIIDYQWKKASRRKTDCYGGHSKDVDDKDYGIVKLSEDFIVSDIAIHPRHARQMRPHQLEGFNFLVKNLIGDKPGGCILAHAPGSGKTFMLISFIQSFLARYPSARPLVVLPKGILGTWKKEIQQWQVQDIPLYDFYSVKAEKRVDQLEVIKSWEDKMSILFLGYKQFSTIISDDGGSKAAAACRERLLKVPNLLIMDEGHTPRNRETDVLESLNRVETPRKVVLSGTLFQNHVNEVFNILNLVRPKFLKMESSRPIVRRIMSQVVMSGRSSKGIADNAFTESVEETLLHDENFKRKAHIIRGLRELTKDVLHYYKGDILDELPGLVDFSVFLKLTPMQKEITQKKMGAYDKFKRSAVDSSLYVHPCLSEISEVNAEDRANTLTDKSIDIMIDSINVRDGVKARFFMNILSLANSAGEKLLAFSQYILPMKFLERLLIKVKGWHVGKEIFMISGDTSQEDRELRVDQFNNSADAKVLFGSIRACGEGISLVGASRVVILDVHLNPSVTRQAIGRAFRPGQHKKVFVYRLVAADSAEEKHHETAFKKEVIPKLWFEWSEHCTTEDFKLSQVDIDDSGDELLDTKAVRQDIKALYRR